One Fibrobacter sp. UWH4 DNA window includes the following coding sequences:
- a CDS encoding flavodoxin family protein yields the protein MADKKKILVMVASPKNERSGTLIPTKAFVEGLEENGDYESEYLFIDRLNIKPCRGCLSCWGREDGSCFMKDDDVPWVREKLTNADIVIWSFPLYLFGVPGQMKVLMDRIVGMVHPYMGQKLKDGVNALNSNLHGLQFQKEGQKIILLSSCAWMDIDVVYEPIRKQFDIILGHEGYTLIACPQMRALDHRGGPRRLKMLRDKYKAGGAELAKTGSLTQETIDLLQKPLFSDDAYVTLVTEFVTHMFDRPDNF from the coding sequence ATGGCAGATAAGAAGAAAATTCTCGTAATGGTCGCAAGTCCGAAAAACGAACGCAGCGGAACCCTGATTCCGACAAAGGCCTTCGTGGAGGGGCTCGAAGAAAACGGCGACTACGAGAGTGAATACCTTTTTATCGACCGCCTGAACATTAAGCCATGCCGCGGATGCCTCAGTTGCTGGGGGCGCGAAGACGGCAGCTGCTTCATGAAGGATGACGACGTGCCCTGGGTGCGCGAAAAGCTCACGAACGCCGACATTGTCATCTGGAGCTTTCCCCTGTACCTGTTCGGTGTGCCGGGACAGATGAAGGTCCTGATGGACCGCATCGTGGGAATGGTGCACCCCTACATGGGCCAAAAGCTGAAAGACGGCGTGAACGCGCTGAATTCGAACCTGCACGGGCTGCAATTCCAGAAGGAAGGGCAGAAAATCATCCTGCTTTCGAGCTGCGCCTGGATGGACATCGACGTGGTCTACGAACCGATCCGCAAGCAGTTCGACATTATCCTCGGACACGAGGGTTACACACTCATTGCCTGCCCGCAGATGCGCGCGCTCGACCACCGCGGAGGCCCGCGCCGCCTGAAAATGCTCCGCGACAAGTACAAGGCCGGCGGCGCGGAACTTGCAAAGACCGGCTCGCTTACGCAAGAAACCATCGACCTGCTGCAAAAGCCGCTCTTCAGCGACGACGCCTACGTGACGCTCGTGACCGAGTTCGTCACGCACATGTTCGATCGGCCGGACAACTTCTAA